One window from the genome of Nicotiana sylvestris chromosome 9, ASM39365v2, whole genome shotgun sequence encodes:
- the LOC138877404 gene encoding uncharacterized protein, whose protein sequence is MNDTDKDAKELNLLYKEFPEYFVWSSSDKFWARRQKHCVVGRILTCHPTEGERYYLRLLLMHVRGPTSYKDLLTINGEPCSTFREFVEKRGLLHCDNNLIECMSKAASYQIPYSLRCLFATLLVYCGPANPRKLWEQFEESMTEDYKVLQISKRSEIQYQTLNHINDILHSMGHDINEYELIPKTIRPSVAAKEVKEIHFERYIIVSEDDVLLHRKLNKIQLIAYNVITERIFSNKTGAFFVDGPGGTGKTFLYRALLAIVQSMGYIALATTTSGVTASILSGGHTAHSRFKIPINIDENGSCNISKESSLVGLIRGAKLIVWDEVSMAKNKMLEVFDLLLKDLMDTNVLFGGKVVVFGGDFRQTLPIV, encoded by the coding sequence ATGAACGACACTGATAAAGATGCTAAAGAGCTTAATTTACTATACAAAGAATTTCCTGAATACTTTGTGTGGTCGTCTAGTGACAAATTTTGGGCACGCAGACAAAAACATTGTGTTGTTGGTCGTATTTTGACATGCCATCCAACAGAAGGAGAACGATATTACCTTAGGTTATTATTGATGCATGTACGAGGGCCAACATCTTATAAGGATCTTTTGACAATAAATGGAGAGCCTTGTAGTACTTTCAGAGAGTTTGTAGAGAAAAGAGGATTGTTACACTGTGATAATAACTTGATAGAATGTATGTCTAAAGCCGCAAGTTACCAAATTCCATATAGTTTAAGGTGTTTATTTGCTACATTATTGGTGTATTGTGGTCCTGCCAACCCTAGAAAATTATGGGAACAATTTGAGGAATCAATGACCGAAGACTACAAAGTGTTGCAAATTAGTAAAAGAAGTGAAATTCAATATCAGACTTTGAATCATATCAATGACATTCTACATTCTATGGGTCATGATATAAATGAGTATGAACTCATACCAAAAACTATCAGGCCTTCTGTCGCAGCCAAAGAGGTAAAAGAGATTCATTTTGAAAGATATATTATTGTCAGCGAAGATGACGTGTTGTTACACaggaaattaaataaaattcaactCATTGCATATAATGTGATTACTGAAAGGATATTTTCAAACAAAACGGGTGCATTTTTCGTGGATGGTCCAGGAGGAACAGGGAAAACTTTTTTATACCGTGCTTTATTAGCAATTGTACAATCTATGGGATATATAGCTTTGGCAACAACTACTTCTGGTGTCACTGCTTCTATTCTTTCAGGGGGACATACTGCACATTCACGTTTCAAAATTCCTATTAACATCGATGAAAATGGCAGTTGTAACATTAGCAAAGAAAGTTCACTTGTAGGTTTAATACGCGGTGCAAAATTGATTGTGTGGGATGAAGTATCTATGGCCAAAAATAAAATGTTGGAAGTTTTTGATCTATTATTAAAAGATCTGATGGATACAAATGTATTATTCGGCGGAAAAGTTGTAGTTTTCGGAGGTGATTTTAGACAAACTCTTCCTATTGTGTGA
- the LOC104218629 gene encoding uncharacterized protein, whose translation MANNLQLYFYDNAKELKNCSDKLNESTVKELMDILKGNPYSIFLRSLTDMPNLQNFHIALKCDAGLDQRVYNVPTTTEIAAIWVDKNDGPATHAPHLQIYTHSNSTPCYFHMAKIRNDDEDEILHTGRLLQQYSVDEYIILETQRLDFVLFNQYLFKMGILQGLLDILRLGERDASIVGKQKFLPNSFIGGPRDMQQCYMDVIALVQRFGKLDLFITMTSKAYDDIIRAELPDDKAEPDLYKLIIKHMMHGPCGSLDPTNSCMKKKKGYNKFKYPKLFTDQTLKGNDSYLVYRRRNTGEVVKVREQYLDNSWVVPYNPYLLGKFNGHINIEVCSDIKVMKYLYKYICKGHDKITFCIQNNDTNIDIDEVKEYRYARWVSPPEAVWCLFGFPISEMSPSVYRLQLHLEGQQFISFKSNTDIQTILNNPMIQEKC comes from the exons ATGGCCAACAACTTGCAACTCTACTTTTACGATAATGCAAAGGAGCTTAAAAATTGCTCAGATAAATTAAATGAATCGACAGTTAAGGAATTGATGGACATACTAAAGGGTAATCCATACTCAATATTTCTGCGATCCTTAACAGACATGCCAAATTTGCAAAACTTTCATATAGCACTAAAATGTGACGCTGGATTGGATCAACGTGTATATAATGTGCCTACTACTACTGAAATTGCAGCAATATGGGTTGATAAAAATGATGGTCCTGCTACTCATGCACCACATCTTCAAATTTATACTCACAGCAACAGTACCCCTTGTTATTTCCATATGGCCAAG ATAAGgaacgatgatgaggatgaaattttgcatacaggaAGATTATTGCAGCAATATTCAGTGGATGAATATATAATATTGGAGACACAAAGGTTGGACTTTGTTTTGTTCAATCAATATTTGTTCAAAATGGGTATACTACAAGGACTTCTTGATATTTTAAGACTTGGAGAACGAGATGCTTCCATTGTTGGAAAACAAAAATTTCTCCCAAATTCTTTTATAGGAGGTCCTAGAGATATGCAGCAATGTTATATGGATGTTATTGCATTGGTGCAACGTTTTGGGAAACTTGATTTGTTTATAACTATGACTT CAAAGGCATACGATGATATAATTAGAGCAGAATTACCAGATGACAAGGCAGAACCAGATTTGTATAAGCTTATCATTAAACATATGATGCATGGTCCTTGCGGTAGCTTAGATCCAACAAATTCTTgtatgaagaaaaaaaagggtTACAACAAGTTCAAATATCCAAAATTGTTTACCGATCAAACACTGAAAGGAAACGATTCTTATCTAGTCTACAGAAGACGAAATACGGGCGAAGTTGTGAAAGTAAGAGAACAATATTTAGATAATTCCTGGGTTGTTCCATACAATCCGTATTTACTTGGTAAATTCAATGGTCACATAAATATTGAAGTTTGCTCTGATATCAAAGTCATGAAATATCTGTACAAATATATATGTAAAGGACATGACAAAATTACATTCTGTAtacaaaataatgatacgaacatagatATAGACGAGGTAAAAGAATATCGATATGCTAGGTGGGTATCACCTCCGGAAGCTGTATGGTGTCTCTTTGGTTTTCCTATAAGTGAAATGTCTCCCAGCGTTTATCGTCTTCAACTACATCTTGAAGGTCAACAATTTATTTCTTTTAAGAGTAATACAGATATACAAACAATTTTGAATAATCCAATGATCCAAGAAAAATGCTAA